AAATGCACGCACCCAGCCGCTCGCCTCCGTCAGCCTCGCGTGGCTCCCGGGTCGGGCGTGGGGCCACGCTGCTCCCTCAGGGGCAGCCCTCAGCCGCCCGCAGCAGCGGCACGCCGAGGAGCGGCCCTGCTCGGCCCGGCAGGGGTCGCATCGCCCCCCCTCGGGGCGGCTCTGCCCGCCGCCTGCAGCCGCGCGCGCCTCCTCGGGGGCAGGAACGCGGGGGCTGCGGGCGCGCGCCGCTCGCACGCCCTCTGGCCCGGCCCCGGGCCCTGCGCTCTCGGGCCCTGCGCTCTCAGGCCCTGCGCTCCCCGGCCCCTGCGCTCCCCGGGCCCTGCGCTCTCGGGCCCTGCGCTCCCCGGCCCCTGCGCTCTCGGGCCCTGCGCTCTCGGACCCTGCGCTCTCGGGCCCTGCGCTCCCCGGCCCTGCGCTCTCGGGCCCTGCGCTCCCCGGCCCTGCGCTCTCGGGCCCTGCGCTCCCCGGCCCTGCGCTCTCGGGCCCTGCGCTCCCCGGCCCTGCGCTCTCGGGCCCTGCGCTCTCCGGCCCTGCGCTCCCCGGCCCTGCGCTCTCGGGCCCTGCgctccccggccccggccccgggcccttCGCTCTCCGGCCCTGCGCTCTCGGGCCCCGGGCCCTGCGCTCTCGGGCCCTGCGCTCTCGGGCCCTGCGCTCCCCGGCCCTGCGCTCTCGGGCCCTGCgctccccggccccggccccgggcccttCGCTCTCCGGCCCTGCGCTCTCGGGCCCTGCGCTCCCCGGCCCTGCGCTCTCGGGCCCTGCGCTCTCGGGCCCTGCGCTCCCCGGCCCTGCGCTCTCGGGCCCTGCGCTCTCCGGCCCTGCGCTCTCGGGCCCTGCGCtctccggccccggccccgggccctgcGCTCTCGGGCCGGCCACCCTGCTGTTTCCCCGCCCTCCCCGGAGGGGCCGTCGGCACTAGCGGGCGGCTCCCTGTGGTGCGTCAGCCTCGCCGCCTGCCACACCTTCGGCCGTCGCCGTCGCGGCCCCGAGCGAATTCCGGTTTTGGGGGGAGGTGGCCGCCCCCGCGCTGCGACCCCTGTGGGGCCGGGAGGGTCGGGCAGACTCCGCCGTCGCCGCCCGCGCCCCTGCGTGTTCCTGGGCCAAGGTGTATTCACGCCTGGAGAGGAGGCCTCGGAGCCGCTCTGCCCGCGGCCGCCGCGGGACGTGGGGTCCTACGCGGGCCCAGTGCTCGCGGCGCGTTAAACCCGGGAGAAAGCCGAGTCGCAGGAAGCCTCGGGCAGACAGCGGCGACCCTGCCCCGCAGCGGGGTGTCCCCTAGTTTTGTCCTGGATGTTAGGGTGGCACTGCCCACCGCCTCCCGGGAGACGCTCGGGCAGGCCACGTGGCGACTCTGAGGGCCTGGGAGGAAACCTTGGCTGCGGCAAAGGAGCCTTGAGGGGCATGGCTGGGGATGTCGGGGAGTGTGTGCCCGCGACCCAGGTCCGTCGGGAGCAGTGGGTCCCTGGAAGAGTTGGAGAGACTGGCAAGAAGCCCCCAACCGTTGGCGTGAAGCTGCTGGGGTCTCTTGGGGGCACTGCGGTTTTCCGGAACTTCTGTTCCCAAGAGCGCAGCTAGCTGAAGACGCCCCCGTATTCTGAATGGTGCACGCGGGCAGGGGGTGGCAGCCTGGGTCTGGAGCTGGCCCCCTCGGCTTGAAACCTTCCACCATTTACTAACTGGGCGATGTTACTGCCTAAGCTGTGTGACCTCTCTGCTTTTGTCATGTCAAGGCGGGGGGCTGCCTGCCTGGCACATGGGAAGCGTTTGTACTAGGATGAACTATATGCAGTTGCCAAGCTTTGGTCAAAGGAGTTGGATCTTGACAGCATCCTAGGGTTTACCTAATCAGACCCCTGGTGCAGGACAGGCTAGCTACAAGAAGCATGGCCACCCCCTATGGCATCTCCCAGACTAAATGTGAAGCTCTCTTCTTTACAGGTTGGATTTTTATGGCAAAGAGGGATAAAAGTATTTTCACACCCCAGTAATGCtttctgagattttatttttttatttatttaacagagttttGTGggtatcctccatctgctggcccactcctcaaACTGCAGAGGCAAGTGCCTCtcctgagagaccaggatggcgttcctggctcctggctttagcctggccctgacctggccattgtggccagccagggagtgagccagcagacggaaaacctttctgtcattctgcccttcCAACAAGTAAGACAAAATCCTAAAATGAAACCTGCATCGTGACAACCTGCATTGTCTATACACAGTGCATCCTTCCAAGTTAGCGGATTCTAGTCATTATCTTTGAGCTCTGGCTCTGTAGGTTCTAGGTAACCAACAGCAAAGCAAAATAATTGTCTATAGAAATTAAATTCTGTCCTATCCTGTAGAAGTTCAAAtgacttccctctctgtgtggAAAAAAGTTTTGGTTTCATTTGCACATTTAATATTCCTGACCCATACATTTGTTTTCCACTATGTCCTTTGAACTGGTTCTAACATCATTATCACTTTCTCATTAATGAAGTAAACCTTTAAACCATGTTACTTTTTTATCTGTGATTATCTTTTGACAATCACTTTGTACAATGAGTTTCCATCAATTACCTTGGCATGTTTGTTGAAAAATCAACTGACCCGGGTCTCCTCCTGGCCTCTGATCTCACTGTGTTGATCTACATGACGATCCCAGCCCCAAAGGCCACACCCCTGTCCACACCAGATACAGATTACCACCTTTTATcactctacttttcttttttctttctttcttttttttttttttttgacaggcagagtggacagtgagagaaacagagagaaaggtcttcctttgccgttggtttacactccaatggccgctgcggccggcgcgctgcggccggtgcaccgcgctgatccaaaggcaggagccaggtgcttctcctggtctcccatggggtgcagggcccaagcacttgggccatcctccactgcactccctggccacagcagagagctggcctggaagaggggcaactgaggtGGCAGCGTGTTCATATGCTGACCTGTCCACTGGGAAGTAGAAACTGTATCTGTTTGTTCCTGTTAATTGGCACAGAGTCACACTTATTGGCTGAATGAATGGAAGCAGATGtatctttcttaatattttattagggcaaaaaagaatatatttgcatGGGATGATCCTTAAAAGTTCTCTCAGATAGTCCCCTTCAGTTCTGAAACATGCACTCTCAAAATGCACACATCCACACCCAACCCAGTATTCATAGCTTCACAGTCATCCAGTAacgtaaaaaatttaaaaataatcataaagtcATCACCTGGCAAAAAGGGGAGGCAGGGGTAGGGAGAAAGGAACATTTGAACACATtactaaaatttataaatttttatttacacttctccttctctcactttctcaGATCATATGAACATTACAGCAACGGAAAGAGTTATAGTCATAGCACCTCTTGCAAATTCCAGTTTACAGATAACTTGGTTCGTGGGGGAAAAATGGGCCAGCGAAGCATCTCAGCACTCCCATAAGCTAGGGCTCTCTCAGAGTCCCCCCTTCTCTACCGTTAGCTGCCTTTACAGAGAGGGAACGTCAAGCCAGGGGGCGTGCCGGCTGCATGCACAGACCTTCCCAGTGTCCCGGGAAGAACCGCCCAGGATGCTTGTTGGAATTCCAACCATCGGCTTACCGTCACTG
The nucleotide sequence above comes from Oryctolagus cuniculus chromosome 20, mOryCun1.1, whole genome shotgun sequence. Encoded proteins:
- the LOC138847336 gene encoding uncharacterized protein, producing the protein MHAPSRSPPSASRGSRVGRGATLLPQGQPSAARSSGTPRSGPARPGRGRIAPPRGGSARRLQPRAPPRGQERGGCGRAPLARPLARPRALRSRALRSQALRSPAPALPGPCALGPCAPRPLRSRALRSRTLRSRALRSPALRSRALRSPALRSRALRSPALRSRALRSPALRSRALRSPALRSPALRSRALRSPAPAPGPSLSGPALSGPGPCALGPCALGPCAPRPCALGPCAPRPRPRALRSPALRSRALRSPALRSRALRSRALRSPALRSRALRSPALRSRALRSPAPAPGPALSGRPPCCFPALPGGAVGTSGRLPVVRQPRRLPHLRPSPSRPRANSGFGGRWPPPRCDPCGAGRVGQTPPSPPAPLRVPGPRCIHAWRGGLGAALPAAAAGRGVLRGPSARGALNPGESRVAGSLGQTAATLPRSGVSPSFVLDVRVALPTASRETLGQATWRL